Proteins encoded by one window of Haematobia irritans isolate KBUSLIRL chromosome 2, ASM5000362v1, whole genome shotgun sequence:
- the Asator gene encoding tau-tubulin kinase asator, producing MTSEDLLQAGHVVKERWKVIRKIGGGGFGEIYEGQDLITREQVALKVESARQPKQVLKMEVAVLKKLQGKEHVCRFIGCGRNDRFNYVVMQLQGKNLAELRRSQPKGAFSVSTTLRLGLQILRAIESIHSVGFLHRDIKPSNFSMGRLPLNCRRVYMLDFGLARQYTTGTGEVRCPRAAAGFRGTVRYASINAHRNREMGRHDDLWSLFYMLVEFVNGQLPWRKIKDKEQVGLTKEKYDHRILLKHLPSDFKQFLEHIQSLTYADRPDYAMLTSLFERCMKRRGVKESDPYDWEKVDAVSGTTVPTTITCSQANQTNPAQMKNDYIPGNITQMTVAASNISGTEHLPRQNDVDTAPIATTEPLHIKDKVSRKPLSLYMCAIYPN from the coding sequence ATGACATCAGAGGATCTCTTACAAGCCGGACATGTGGTCAAAGAACGATGGAAGGTTATACGAAAAATTGGCGGTGGAGGCTTCGGAGAAATCTATGAGGGCCAAGATTTGATAACACGCGAACAGGTAGCCTTGAAGGTTGAATCAGCACGGCAGCCGAAACAAGTCCTCAAAATGGAGGTGGCCGTCCTTAAGAAGCTGCAAGGCAAAGAGCATGTTTGCCGTTTTATTGGTTGTGGTCGCAATGATCGCTTCAATTATGTGGTAATGCAATTGCAGGGTAAAAATTTGGCCGAACTTAGGCGCTCCCAGCCCAAGGGTGCTTTTTCTGTGAGCACAACACTACGTCTGGGATTGCAAATACTTAGAGCAATAGAGTCTATACATTCTGTGGGATTTCTACATCGTGATATTAAACCTAGCAACTTTTCAATGGGACGTTTACCCTTAAACTGCCGGCGTGTGTACATGCTTGATTTCGGTTTGGCCCGCCAGTATACCACAGGTACGGGTGAGGTGCGTTGTCCCCGGGCAGCTGCCGGTTTTCGTGGTACTGTACGCTATGCCTCCATAAATGCCCATCGCAATCGTGAAATGGGGCGACACGATGATTTATGGTCTCTCTTCTATATGCTAGTAGAATTTGTCAATGGTCAATTGCCTTGGCGCAAAATCAAGGACAAAGAACAAGTTGGCCTAACCAAGGAAAAATATGACCACCGAATTTTACTAAAACACTTGCCTTCTGATTTCAAACAATTCCTGGAACACATACAATCGCTAACGTATGCCGATCGGCCCGATTATGCTATGTTAACTAGCCTCTTTGAACGTTGTATGAAACGACGTGGTGTTAAAGAATCCGATCCTTATGATTGGGAGAAAGTGGACGCTGTTAGTGGGACAACTGTTCCGACGACCATTACCTGTAGCCAAGCAAATCAAACGAATCCGGCTCAAATGAAAAACGATTATATACCAGGCAATATAACCCAGATGACCGTAGCCGCTTCAAATATAAGCGGTACCGAGCATCTGCCGCGACAAAATGATGTTGATACAGCGCCCATAGCCACCACAGAGCCCCTACATATCAAAGACAAAGTGAGCCGAAAGCCATTGTCTTTGTACATGTGTGCCATATATCCAAATTAA